A genomic region of Vitreimonas flagellata contains the following coding sequences:
- a CDS encoding helix-turn-helix transcriptional regulator, with translation MNKAAQWRGAARIGPWWAAFLGAAGDNDFHSHHAIQAFAGPHALLVDASGQHHGQGFVAPANLAHRATAAYPSSFLYVDPDSPSGRRIAHAIGDRISVLSPVQAEELATIVETSIADEDADPSERLAHLLGAAEIAPTRDARIGRALAAFHESEAPLDARAIARALNLSQSRAAHLFRDEIGMPIRSFLLWSKLRRAMTGVAQGLSLTEAAHHGGFADSAHFSRTCVRMFGASPLTITGAIKFDEM, from the coding sequence ATGAATAAAGCCGCCCAATGGCGCGGCGCAGCACGCATCGGGCCGTGGTGGGCCGCATTCCTGGGCGCTGCAGGCGACAATGACTTTCATAGCCACCACGCCATTCAAGCATTCGCTGGCCCCCACGCTCTGCTCGTGGACGCAAGCGGGCAACATCACGGCCAAGGATTTGTGGCGCCCGCCAACCTGGCCCACCGCGCTACGGCTGCATATCCCAGCAGCTTTCTCTACGTCGATCCCGACAGCCCATCCGGGCGGCGGATCGCTCATGCAATCGGCGATCGGATCAGCGTGCTGTCCCCGGTCCAAGCAGAAGAATTAGCCACCATTGTTGAAACCTCGATCGCGGATGAAGACGCCGATCCATCCGAGCGACTAGCCCATTTGTTGGGCGCGGCGGAGATTGCGCCAACCCGCGACGCTCGCATTGGTAGAGCGCTCGCCGCCTTTCACGAGAGCGAGGCGCCACTTGACGCGCGCGCAATCGCGCGCGCTCTCAATCTCTCGCAATCACGCGCCGCGCACCTTTTTCGCGATGAAATCGGGATGCCGATCCGGTCTTTCCTGCTTTGGTCAAAGCTCCGCCGCGCCATGACCGGCGTCGCCCAGGGCCTTTCGCTCACCGAGGCCGCTCATCATGGCGGCTTTGCAGACTCGGCTCACTTCTCGCGGACTTGCGTGCGCATGTTTGGCGCAAGCCCGCTCACCATCACGGGCGCGATCAAATTCGACGAAATGTAG
- a CDS encoding RNA polymerase sigma factor, translating into MAAALAGQEAAFSLLMRRHKEKVYRFVRSYVADADEAYDLTQEAFAAAWLALARYDKDRPFPAWVKRIALNKCRDWARRRAVRRFFFGAESIETSPDIAATTDSSDEALQRNLARLDSAIAALPAGLKEPLLLTAISGMSHHDAARVLNLTTKAVETRVYRAKVALARALRDE; encoded by the coding sequence GTGGCCGCGGCGCTCGCCGGTCAGGAGGCGGCATTTTCTCTGCTCATGCGCCGCCACAAGGAGAAGGTCTATCGGTTCGTGCGCTCCTATGTCGCCGACGCCGACGAAGCCTATGACCTCACACAGGAAGCGTTTGCCGCTGCCTGGCTGGCGCTTGCTCGTTATGACAAGGACCGTCCATTTCCCGCGTGGGTCAAGCGGATCGCGCTCAACAAATGCCGCGACTGGGCCCGCCGCCGCGCCGTCCGGCGCTTCTTCTTCGGCGCCGAAAGTATCGAGACATCCCCAGATATCGCCGCCACAACAGATTCAAGCGATGAAGCCTTGCAACGCAACCTTGCACGGCTCGATTCCGCGATTGCAGCCTTGCCGGCGGGTCTGAAAGAGCCACTGCTGCTAACGGCGATTAGCGGCATGAGCCATCATGACGCGGCGCGCGTGCTGAATTTGACGACCAAAGCGGTCGAAACGCGCGTCTACCGCGCCAAAGTCGCTCTCGCACGGGCGCTTCGCGATGAATAA
- a CDS encoding Spy/CpxP family protein refolding chaperone — MKLSVRAILVTALVALAAGFGGVWLGMKALAPAPAPSMHDVVHHRLELSGDQLARIETLEAAFAARKHALELEMRSANAELAAAIREEHENGPRVAAAVERFHGAMGRLQTETIAHMFAMREVLNDEQKAIFDDTVVEALTTEPQ, encoded by the coding sequence TTGAAACTTTCGGTTCGGGCCATCTTGGTGACGGCCCTGGTGGCGCTGGCGGCAGGCTTTGGCGGGGTCTGGTTAGGCATGAAGGCGCTAGCGCCTGCGCCCGCCCCCTCCATGCACGATGTCGTGCATCACCGGCTGGAGTTGAGCGGCGATCAACTCGCTAGAATTGAGACGCTGGAGGCAGCATTCGCCGCCCGCAAGCACGCGCTTGAACTTGAAATGCGCTCCGCGAACGCGGAACTGGCCGCGGCCATCCGCGAAGAGCACGAGAATGGTCCAAGGGTGGCCGCTGCCGTCGAGAGATTTCATGGTGCGATGGGACGGCTGCAGACCGAAACCATCGCTCACATGTTTGCGATGCGCGAGGTCTTGAACGATGAGCAGAAGGCGATTTTCGACGACACCGTCGTTGAGGCGTTGACCACCGAGCCGCAATGA
- a CDS encoding class I SAM-dependent methyltransferase, whose protein sequence is MDQPIVVQQAYWNDWNAAKNERPLSDISADQRELVVQWLSEIGRTDLKILEVGCGAGWLCPSLKPFGKVTATDLSDAVLRGAAERVPDVKFVAGDFMEVDLGSEQFDVIVSLEVLSHVADHPAFMGKLASLLRPGGLLMLATQNRPVLEKHNIVPPPAPEQLRNWVDRDELTALLMPHFEIRRLRSISATANKGFYRLILGRKAKRAMRTVFGRSLENAMARAGLGWTLITLARKR, encoded by the coding sequence ATGGATCAACCGATTGTTGTTCAGCAGGCGTACTGGAACGACTGGAACGCGGCCAAGAACGAGCGCCCGCTCTCTGACATTTCCGCCGATCAGCGCGAGTTGGTGGTGCAATGGCTGTCCGAGATTGGGCGCACCGACCTTAAAATTCTTGAGGTCGGATGTGGGGCAGGCTGGCTTTGCCCCTCGCTGAAGCCATTTGGAAAAGTCACCGCCACCGATCTCTCCGACGCGGTGCTTCGCGGGGCGGCGGAGCGCGTCCCTGATGTTAAGTTCGTCGCCGGCGATTTCATGGAAGTCGACTTGGGGAGCGAACAGTTTGATGTGATCGTCAGCCTCGAAGTGCTGTCGCATGTGGCTGATCATCCGGCCTTCATGGGCAAACTCGCCAGCCTTTTGCGCCCAGGAGGGCTGCTGATGTTGGCCACGCAAAACCGTCCGGTGCTTGAGAAGCACAATATTGTACCGCCGCCCGCGCCAGAGCAATTGCGCAATTGGGTCGATCGCGATGAATTGACGGCGTTGCTGATGCCGCACTTTGAGATACGGCGACTGCGATCCATATCTGCTACGGCCAACAAGGGCTTTTATCGGCTCATTCTCGGGCGCAAAGCCAAGCGCGCTATGCGCACAGTGTTTGGACGGAGCCTCGAAAACGCGATGGCGCGAGCGGGATTGGGTTGGACGCTCATTACGCTTGCGCGAAAACGCTGA
- a CDS encoding DUF411 domain-containing protein has translation MGASGRFRTTLVNEADMGALKRHLGVPDDLASCHTAEVEGFVIEGHVPVREIIRLIEDRPAGVRGLAVAGMPAGSPGMEMPDGRRDAFDVVAFGAERSVFASYPASA, from the coding sequence ATGGGGGCGAGCGGACGTTTTCGTACAACACTCGTCAACGAAGCGGATATGGGCGCGTTGAAGCGCCATCTGGGCGTGCCCGACGATCTTGCCTCATGTCATACCGCAGAGGTGGAAGGCTTTGTGATTGAAGGCCACGTGCCAGTGCGCGAAATCATCCGGCTCATTGAAGACCGTCCGGCCGGCGTCCGAGGACTTGCGGTCGCCGGCATGCCCGCGGGTTCGCCCGGCATGGAAATGCCGGATGGGCGGCGCGACGCCTTCGATGTCGTAGCATTCGGCGCCGAACGGAGCGTGTTTGCGAGCTATCCCGCTTCGGCCTGA
- a CDS encoding polysaccharide pyruvyl transferase family protein has product MSWRRRIVVFGAYGGGNFGNDACFEATLEWLRTAFTNASILAVCVDPELTSKRFGIPAVSLRSASVLPRWLDTLLLRQPSLWLNWLVCLRALKRCDLLVVAGTGAIHDFRDRPWGWPSRFLRWILAARLRGASVWFACVGAGPVLNPVSRLMMVWAAKLAARRCYRDESSRAYMSARGVDESQSLVTGDIAFLLPAPTPNDRVVEQAVVGVGVMNYRGWRTNEKVYRAYIESIAHLIEWLKFKEHKVRILIGQRPTDLIAVGDLEARLGYTLMSDAERQVRSYQDILSVVADTDVVVASRYHVQIAALKMRRPVLSISYGPMNDDLMRAAGLGEFIHDIEHMEHRALILQCDRLINMRVHYAKAVQTEIKALEMGLHERLRDFISPS; this is encoded by the coding sequence ATGAGCTGGCGGCGGCGCATAGTTGTTTTTGGCGCTTATGGCGGTGGCAACTTTGGCAATGATGCGTGTTTCGAGGCCACGCTCGAATGGCTGCGCACAGCCTTCACCAATGCGTCGATCCTGGCTGTTTGCGTCGATCCGGAGCTCACATCAAAGCGATTTGGAATTCCGGCAGTTAGCTTGAGGTCTGCATCGGTCCTGCCGCGTTGGTTGGACACATTGCTGCTGCGCCAGCCCAGCCTCTGGCTGAATTGGCTGGTCTGTCTTCGCGCGTTGAAGCGCTGTGATCTCTTGGTCGTCGCCGGCACCGGCGCCATTCATGATTTCCGTGACCGCCCCTGGGGATGGCCCAGCCGCTTCTTGCGCTGGATACTTGCCGCGCGTCTACGCGGCGCATCCGTTTGGTTTGCCTGCGTTGGCGCGGGTCCGGTTCTCAACCCGGTCAGCCGATTGATGATGGTCTGGGCGGCAAAGCTCGCGGCCCGGCGCTGCTACCGTGACGAGAGCTCTCGGGCCTACATGAGCGCGCGCGGGGTGGATGAAAGCCAGAGCCTGGTCACCGGCGATATCGCCTTCTTGCTGCCCGCGCCGACGCCAAACGATCGCGTCGTCGAACAAGCTGTCGTTGGCGTCGGTGTCATGAACTATCGAGGTTGGCGCACCAACGAAAAGGTCTATCGCGCCTACATCGAAAGCATCGCCCATCTTATCGAATGGCTGAAATTCAAGGAGCACAAGGTTCGCATTCTGATCGGTCAACGGCCGACTGATCTCATCGCCGTCGGCGATCTTGAAGCGCGCTTAGGCTATACGCTTATGAGCGATGCTGAGCGTCAAGTCCGCTCATATCAAGACATCTTGAGTGTGGTCGCCGACACTGATGTGGTCGTGGCGTCACGTTACCATGTGCAGATTGCCGCCCTCAAAATGCGCCGCCCGGTGCTCTCGATCAGCTATGGACCCATGAACGACGATTTGATGCGCGCCGCGGGGCTTGGCGAGTTCATTCATGACATCGAGCACATGGAACATCGCGCGCTCATTTTGCAGTGCGACCGACTGATCAATATGCGCGTTCACTACGCAAAGGCCGTGCAAACGGAAATCAAGGCATTGGAGATGGGGCTGCATGAGCGACTGCG